A part of Synechococcus sp. KORDI-49 genomic DNA contains:
- a CDS encoding glycosyltransferase family 39 protein: MRVPWPGLLAMALVAAGLALIGLGDQPLRDFDEGTVARVALELSQGQGEAALLPTLWGEPYLNKAPGLHSLIGAVIQLSTPGDQLPPEGLVRLMPALLSSLVVPLGGLLQWRLRPGDRGSALATGALLLTLLPIARHGRLAMLDGSQLSAMALLWLAFASLNGRSGDRWWGLTAGLMGSAMLLLKAPLLIPMAAAALAAAALGMEWRQCRVGAAVTGLLTGLLPGIAWHLWHAHNRGALALWMWGGDGAGRVLLDAGEGSDLRWRVPLIELLEGGWPWLLLFPPALLWAWQQRRSRWGRWCLTTLVVLAGAILPLKTQLPWYSHPLWLPFALVSAPLLTWLVERTDQQVPLRRLLLRIPAMWMLLGLLLLMATAVSFTPAGAGLAPFRGLAIAAGLGWGCGGWWLQSAQRQQRQHGLISLVSGSVIALALLFSSPLWLWELNETWSVRPVAALSRLSPGQPVQLQGYDERPSLNWYARQRIRRRRNGDAGWILTRKSRGNCVVSFRDGDWALARCR; the protein is encoded by the coding sequence GTGCGCGTTCCCTGGCCCGGCCTGCTGGCGATGGCCCTGGTGGCAGCCGGCCTCGCCCTGATCGGTCTGGGAGATCAGCCGTTGCGGGATTTCGACGAGGGCACCGTGGCGCGGGTGGCCCTGGAACTCAGCCAAGGCCAGGGAGAAGCTGCTCTGCTGCCGACCCTCTGGGGTGAGCCTTATCTCAACAAGGCCCCTGGCCTGCACAGCCTGATCGGCGCAGTGATCCAGCTGTCGACTCCAGGGGACCAGCTTCCCCCGGAAGGCCTGGTGCGACTGATGCCGGCCCTGCTCTCCAGCCTGGTGGTGCCCCTCGGCGGCCTGCTGCAGTGGCGCTTGCGCCCCGGTGATCGCGGCAGTGCCCTGGCCACTGGGGCTCTCCTGCTCACCTTGCTGCCGATCGCTCGCCACGGACGTCTGGCCATGCTCGATGGCAGCCAGCTCTCGGCGATGGCTCTGCTCTGGCTGGCCTTCGCCAGCCTGAACGGTCGCAGCGGCGACCGCTGGTGGGGACTGACCGCCGGACTGATGGGCAGCGCCATGCTGCTGTTGAAGGCACCTCTGCTGATACCGATGGCCGCCGCCGCCCTGGCAGCAGCGGCCCTGGGAATGGAATGGCGTCAGTGTCGGGTCGGGGCCGCCGTCACCGGCCTTCTCACTGGCCTTCTCCCCGGCATCGCCTGGCATCTCTGGCATGCCCACAACCGCGGGGCCCTCGCCCTTTGGATGTGGGGGGGCGACGGCGCTGGCCGGGTGCTGCTCGACGCCGGTGAGGGCAGCGACCTGCGCTGGCGCGTCCCGCTGATCGAACTGCTGGAAGGAGGCTGGCCCTGGCTGCTGCTGTTTCCGCCTGCCTTGCTCTGGGCCTGGCAACAGCGTCGCAGCCGTTGGGGACGCTGGTGTCTCACCACCCTTGTGGTTCTGGCCGGAGCGATCCTGCCGCTGAAAACCCAGCTCCCCTGGTACAGCCATCCCCTCTGGCTGCCCTTCGCCCTGGTCAGTGCCCCCCTGCTCACCTGGCTGGTGGAGCGCACCGATCAGCAGGTTCCCCTCCGCCGGCTGTTGCTGCGCATTCCAGCGATGTGGATGCTGCTGGGCCTGCTGCTGCTGATGGCGACGGCTGTGAGCTTCACGCCGGCAGGGGCCGGGCTGGCTCCCTTTCGCGGTCTGGCCATCGCAGCCGGTCTGGGCTGGGGATGTGGCGGTTGGTGGCTGCAGTCTGCCCAGCGGCAGCAACGGCAACACGGCCTGATCAGCCTGGTGAGCGGCAGCGTGATCGCTCTGGCTCTGCTGTTCAGCTCGCCGCTGTGGCTCTGGGAACTGAATGAGACCTGGTCCGTCCGCCCCGTGGCAGCCCTGAGTCGTCTCAGCCCGGGGCAACCGGTCCAGCTGCAGGGATATGACGAACGGCCGAGCTTGAACTGGTACGCCCGCCAGCGGATCCGACGGAGACGCAACGGTGATGCGGGTTGGATCCTCACCCGGAAATCACGCGGGAACTGCGTGGTTTCCTTCAGAGATGGCGACTGGGCCCTGGCGCGCTGCCGGTAG
- a CDS encoding glycosyltransferase, translated as MSSTQQTVETTSPAGLSIVLPTFNEGDSIASVIGSLLTLSEQEPLEILVVDDDSSDGTTETVRAMALRDPRIRIIHRLGRSGLASAIKEGLIDAIHPRAIVMDSDGQHEPASVLDALRMLDQQHLDLVAGSRFLDQSEIRGLSDRRTDGSSLANALARRSLPASYRHLTDYMSGFMALNLSRCLPLVRQVDVNGFKFLYELLAISRGRLKVGEIPLIFQPRRHGSSKLDSAILWDFLVSLLHTASLRLLPRRAISFGLVGASGVLVQLITTALLMSLPGLSFQQALPIAVITAASSNYLINNALTFRDRRQRGTRLLRGLLKFLLVASLPALANVGLATSFYTLVNEHAIWAQLAGIVVVYVWNYAASSRFVWNTP; from the coding sequence GTGTCGTCCACGCAGCAGACCGTCGAGACCACGTCGCCCGCCGGACTCTCGATCGTTCTGCCCACCTTCAACGAAGGAGACTCGATCGCCTCGGTGATCGGTTCACTGCTGACGCTCAGTGAACAGGAGCCCCTGGAGATTCTGGTCGTGGATGACGACTCCAGCGACGGCACCACGGAAACGGTCCGGGCCATGGCCCTGCGGGATCCACGCATCCGCATCATCCATCGACTGGGGCGTTCAGGGCTGGCAAGCGCCATCAAAGAGGGCCTGATCGATGCGATTCACCCGCGGGCGATCGTGATGGACAGCGATGGACAGCACGAGCCCGCCTCAGTGCTGGATGCCTTGCGGATGCTCGACCAGCAGCATCTCGATCTGGTGGCCGGCAGTCGCTTTCTTGATCAGTCGGAGATCCGCGGCCTCAGCGATCGACGCACCGACGGCTCGAGCCTGGCCAACGCCCTCGCGCGCCGAAGCCTGCCCGCCAGCTACCGCCATCTGACCGATTACATGAGCGGCTTCATGGCCCTGAATCTCAGCCGCTGCCTGCCGCTGGTGCGCCAGGTGGATGTGAACGGGTTCAAGTTCCTCTACGAACTGCTGGCCATCAGCCGAGGGCGGTTGAAGGTCGGGGAGATCCCGCTGATCTTCCAGCCCCGACGCCACGGCAGCTCAAAACTGGACAGCGCCATCCTCTGGGATTTTCTGGTGTCCCTGCTGCACACTGCCAGCCTCCGGTTGCTGCCGCGCCGCGCCATCAGCTTCGGACTGGTGGGCGCCAGCGGTGTGCTGGTCCAGCTGATCACCACCGCTCTGCTGATGAGCCTGCCGGGACTCAGCTTTCAGCAGGCACTCCCGATCGCCGTGATCACCGCCGCCAGCTCGAACTACCTGATCAACAACGCCCTCACCTTCCGGGACCGTCGCCAGAGGGGAACCCGGCTGCTGCGCGGCCTGCTCAAGTTCCTGCTGGTCGCCTCGCTGCCCGCCCTGGCCAACGTCGGTTTGGCCACCAGCTTCTACACGCTGGTGAATGAGCACGCCATCTGGGCACAGCTCGCGGGAATCGTGGTGGTTTACGTCTGGAATTACGCGGCGTCCTCCCGCTTCGTCTGGAACACGCCGTGA